Proteins from one Mesotoga infera genomic window:
- a CDS encoding nuclear transport factor 2 family protein has product MERKDMSAMEVLEAYFEAYRNRDLETIATLCDGDIIYLSPEGLVAEGFEAFSRLIQGEFNSFGVLYEPFLWQSSIEKSGECLLLWKRGVKLARNAAFRRVEIQGSTLLIRSKGIWKIACIQYFVPVSFKSLLSRKK; this is encoded by the coding sequence ATGGAAAGAAAAGATATGTCGGCTATGGAAGTTCTTGAAGCTTATTTCGAAGCTTACAGAAACAGAGACCTTGAAACCATCGCGACACTTTGCGACGGTGATATCATTTATTTGAGCCCGGAGGGACTAGTCGCGGAAGGTTTCGAAGCCTTCTCAAGGCTAATCCAGGGTGAGTTCAACTCTTTCGGAGTTCTTTACGAACCTTTCCTCTGGCAGAGCAGTATCGAAAAGTCCGGCGAATGTCTTCTGTTGTGGAAACGTGGAGTTAAGTTAGCCAGAAACGCCGCTTTCAGGAGAGTCGAGATTCAGGGCTCCACGCTCCTAATTCGATCAAAGGGGATATGGAAGATCGCCTGTATTCAGTATTTTGTGCCTGTCTCTTTCAAAAGCCTGTTAAGCAGGAAGAAGTAG